CCAGGTCGACCTGATCGCCAGCGGCAACGTGGTGATGGTGGCGATCAGCGAACGCAACCCCAAGCGCGTGCCTGCGCTGAAAGTGAAGCTCAAGGACTCGCCGGTGTACGTCGGCGTGAACAAGAACGAGCCGGCGTTGCTGGAGAAGGTCAACCAGATTCTGGTCGCGGCCAAGGCTGACGGCAGCCTGGAAAAGAACGCGCTGCAATGGCTCAAAGAACCCTTGCCTGCCGACCTCTAAGCCGGAGTTGATCCATGGCGTATCAATTTGACTTTGTGCCGGTGCTGGCCAACACCGACCTGCTGCTGCGCGGCGCGCTGTTCACCCTTGAGCTGACGGCCATCGGTGCCATTCTCGGCGTGGCCCTGGGTACCGTTGGGGCCGTGGTGCGGGCGTGGAAGATCCAGCCGTTCGCCTGGTTTTTCGGGGTGTATGTCGAGCTGATCCGCAACACGCCGTTCCTGGTGCAGTTGTTCTTCATTTTCTTCGGCCTGCCGTCCCTGGGGCTGAAGATCACGGAGTGGCAAGCCGCTGTGCTGGCGATGGTGATCAACCTGGGCGCCTATTCCACCGAGATCATTCGTGCCGGCATCCAGGCTATCCCGAAAGGACAATTGGAAGCCGCCGCCGCGCTGGCGATGACGCGCTTCGAAGCGTTCCGTCACGTGGTGGTGCTGCCGGCACTGGGCAAGGTGTGGCCGGCCTTGAGCAGCCAGATCATCATCGTGATGCTCGGCTCGGCGGTGTGCTCGCAGATCGCCACCGAGGAGCTGAGCTTTGCCGCCAATTTCATTCAGTCGCGCAACTTCCGCGCCTTTGAAACCTATGCCCTGACCACCCTGGTTTACCTGTGCATGGCGTTGATGATTCGTCAGTTGCTCAACTGGATCGGCCGCCGCTTTGTGATGAGGAACAGTCGATGAGTGATTTTTCCTTCTGGGACATCGTGCGCAACCTGCTAACCGGCCTGCAATGGACGCTGTTGCTGTCGCTGGTGGCGTTTGTCGGCGGAGGCCTGATCGGTTTGCTGGTGATGATCCTGCGCATCAGCAACAAGGCCTTCGCGCGCAATCTCGCACGTACCTATATCGAACTGTTCCAGGGCACGCCGCTGCTGATGCAGTTGTTCCTGGTGTTCTTCGGCGTTGCCCTGCTCGGTGTGGATATTTCGCCGTGGTTGGCGGCGGCCATCGCCCTGACCCTGTTTACCAGCGCCTACCTCGCCGAGATCTGGCGCGGCTGCGTTGACTCCATTGCCCACGGGCAGTGGGAGGCGTCGGCCAGCCTGGCGCTCAACCCCCTTGAGCAACTGCGCTACGTAATCCTGCCCCAGGCCCTGCGCATTGCCGTGGCGCCAACCGTAGGGTTTTCGGTGCAGGTGGTCAAAGGCACCGCCGTGACCTCGATCATCGGCTTTACCGAGCTGACCAAGACCGGCGGCATGCTCGCCAACGCCACTTTCGAACCCTTCATGGTCTACGGCCTGGTGGCCCTCGGTTACTTCCTGCTCTGCTACCCCTTGTCCCTCAGTGCGCGCTACCTGGAAAGGAGACTGCATGCCTCTGCTTAGAATTTCCGCCCTGCATAAATATTACGGCGATCACCACGTGCTCAAGGGCATTGACCTGACCGTTGAAGAAGGCCAGGTCGTGGCGATCATCGGCCGCAGTGGCTCGGGTAAATCCACGTTGCTGCGTACCCTCAATGGCCTGGAGTCGATCAACGATGGCGTGATCGAAGTCGATGGCGAATACCTCGACGCCGCCCGCGCCGACCTGCGCAGCCTGCGGCAGAAGGTCGGAATGGTGTTCCAGCAGTTCAACCTGTTCCCGCACCTGACCGTCGGCGAGAATGTGATGCTCGCCCCGCAAGTGGTGCAGAAAGTGCCCAAGACCAAGGCTGCGCAACTGGCCAGGCAGATGCTGGAGCGGGTCGGCCTGGGGGAAAAGTTCGACGCTTTCCCGGATCGGCTGTCCGGTGGTCAGCAACAACGTGTCGCCATTGCCCGCGCTCTGGCCATGTCGCCCAAGGTACTGCTGTGCGACGAAATCACCTCGGCCCTGGACCCGGAACTGGTCAATGAAGTGCTCAGCGTGGTGCGTCAACTGGCCAAGGACGGCATGACCCTGATCATGGTGACCCACGAAATGCGCTTCGCCCGCGAAGTCGGTGACAAGCTTGTGTTCATGCACCAGGGCAAGGTGCATGAAGTGGGCGATCCCAAGGTGCTGTTTGCCAACCCGCAAACGCCGGAGCTCGCCAACTTCATCGGTTCGGTGGAACAGCCGGGCTGACCAGTTCAAAACTACCCTGCCCTTCCAGCAGCGTCTGGCTGCGTACTTGCAGGGCGTCGGCGGGCAGGTCGGTGTCGATATCGACCTGGGCCGTCAAGCGTTGGCCTGTCACCGGTACTCCTGCGGCACGGGCCACCAGGACCTGTCCCGGCAACAACTGCCCACCGGTGCCGCCATCTGGCTGGCTCATCATTGCCCACTCGACAACACGCCCGTCCACCTGTGCATGCTTGAGGCTCAAACGCAGTCGCCCCTGCTGGCCAAAGCGGAACGCTTGCCCATCGGCGGTGCCGATGAACCGCAGCGCCATTGCCGATGGCTCGATACACAGAACGTTGAGCTGCAGCGTGCGCGTGCCGAGCCTCACCGTGGCGCTTTCGGCCAGCGCCTCCCTGCGTATGACTCCGTAGTCGATACGCGGTTGGCTCAATGACAATCGGCAGTTGTCGGCTCGCGCCCCCTGAGCCAGCAGCACCGTACAGAACAATGCGAAACCGATGCCTTTATGCTTACCGACCATGACACACCGCCGCGGTTGTTTCGAAGAACTTGTCATTATCAGGCTGGCCCCCGGGTGAAATGTTAAGCAGGCAACTGGCAGAGTCCGGCAATAAAACCTTCAGGTCTTGCAAGTCGTTCACGTCATTGAGAAAGATCATGCCTTCGCCCACTACGCTGGTCAGAAAACGATCACCCTTGCCGAACACCGCAGCCCCCTGAGGCAGCGGTCGACCCTGATCATCAGTGGTGTTGACCAGCATGCGGCGCACTTTCACCACATCGAACGCCACGGTGTTGACGGAGCCACGCCCCGCCGCGAGCACCCGCGTGCCGTTCTTCAAATCAACGCGCTTTGGCAAGGACTGGGTTTGCACTTCGATATGGCTGTTGGTGTAGGCAGGCAAGCTTGGAAGCACGGCCTGGCCGGTGAAGTCGGTCCACACCGGACCTTGCGGGGTGTCGATTTTTGCAGCACCTATGTCGCCCACCGACGCAATACCAAAAGTGTCCTGCACCGTGTAAGGCGAGAAGGTAACCCCACCTTCGTGAGCGACCACGCCGCCCTGCAATTGCCCGGTATAACTGGTGCCCAGTGGGTCGCGACTGACGCCCAGACCGACCTGGGTGTAGCGCGGCGTGAGATCCACCTGACCGCGCATCGACTGCTCCTTTGCACTGAGGTCGCGCTCGACACCCACTTCGTAATTCACATATTCATTGACCCGTTGGTTGAGCGCCGTACCGGTACGGGATTGCCCGCCACGGCGGCTGATATAGCTGCTCACGCGCCGATCACCGCCCAGGGGCACGCTGACTTGCAACCGCAACGACACGTCATCTTCGCGGACGGTGTCACGCCGGTTCCTATCCCGCGTGGCGTCGCGGCGGGCCTGGGTGCTGCCTACCTGCGAATCGGCAATCAACGCGACATCGGCATAGCGGAACGACTTGTTCCATGACGCAAATACGTGTTCACTCGACTGCCCATCAAATTGAGCGCCCCGGGTATAGCCCAGGGAGAACGCACCCAGGGTCGGGTCGACCCATGTCACGCCCGCCGTATATTGATTCTTGAAGCGCGACTCCAGCACGTCAGCTTTAATCGGGCGGCCGGCCTCAGTCACCTCGCGATAGCCGCGCGTCTGGCTGGTGGCGCTGAGGTTGACATCGATGCTGGCGGAGACCGGGCTGCTTACGGATACGCTACTGCGGGAACCGGATACCGCATTACGGCTGTCGCGGGACAGGTTATGGCGCGCGCCCACCGACACTCGCTGGAAAAATACACTGCTCAACGTGCCGCCCGCCGACCAGTACTCGTCGGTGCTCAACAAGCCCAAACCGCCAGATGAATCGCGCCCCAGGCCCCAGGTCCCGCTGCCCATGGCGACAACGGGCGAGGGGCCCTCACCCTGGGTTTCTTCACGTATCTTGCCCAGGGAAAAATAATAACCAGGCGCGGCAGGCACGGCCCCGGCGAACGAAGCCGCCGGCACTACGAAGCTACGTCTGGCCCCGCGCACATCAATCACACTGACTTCAAGGTCGCTCGTACCATTGAGCAACGGCAATCCAGTCAGCCGGAAAGGCCCCTCGGGCACCAGCGTACTGTGGATCAACACACCGGACTGACGCACCTCGATCCGCGACTGACTCTGAGCCAGGCCTTCCACCACGGCATTATTGCTGCCCGCCGGCACGCGCGACTGACCATCGGGCGAGAACTGCACACCGGACAGTTGGATGCCGCCAAACAGTGGGTTGTTGCTGGAAATCTGGCCGGCCTGGAAAGTCGACTGCAATGCGGCCATGTCCCGCTGCGCATAGGCATACAGGTGCTCGTTGTGCGTCACTCCGTTGTCGGAAACATGGACTTGGCGACTGCGAACGATCCAATCGCCCAGGTTGAAACCTGCCTCGGTATAGGCCGATACAAACCGGTTGTTCCCGCTGCGCGAATGGCTGTCGAAACCTTGCACGTCATAGTTGAACAACGCCGCCGCCCCGCCACGGGCAAAATCCCCGGCTTCCCACTGCGGTCCACGCAATGATGACGTGGGCACCACCAGCGACACCTCATCGTTGCCAGGGCGCAGCCGGACCATGGTTGTGGGGAACGCTCCCAGGAAGTCATGGCATGCCTGGTCGGCGGTGGCACCCTTGCGCACGACCCCATCAGGCTTTACCAACCCGGCTTTCTCCAGCAGTGCCGGGGTAAAACACAATTGTCCATTGGCGTCGAACTGAGCGTCCACCAACCCAAGCGGGTTGCCATTGACTTGCAACCCCACCACTTGGGTGCCCTCGCGAAAGCGCGCCGCCGTGCGGAAGTAGTCCGATACTTTCGGATCGATGCCATGCGTGGTCAACGCCGCCAGGTCGAAGCCCTCGCCCAGTTCCAAGGCAGGCACGACGCCAGGCAAACTCCAGAGTGTCGCGACACCCACGAGCAACGTGGGTCGACGGGTCCATAAAGAAGGTCCAGCTCGGTGACTCGACAGGTTTGTCATGGGTCGATCAACCCCCACCGGCAGTGATCGGGGCCCGGTAGTTTTCTACCGAAAAGCCGTAGATCGTGGCCGGCTGAATCTCGATGCCGGTCACCCCCTCCGAGGGCCCCTCAACCTTCACCGCCAGTGCTTCGCCCGGCAAAATGTAGGTGCGTGGCAACGTAGCCGGGGTTCCCTGTGGCAATAACCGGACCTGGGGTGCCAGGCGCACCACATAAGCGCTGTCGTTGTGCACCGTCAACCGTTGCCCTGTGCTTCGCCATTTCAACAGTTCCCAAGGCGTGTGATGAACCGGGAGGCCCTGGGGATGCAGGATCAGCGGCAAATTCTGCCGCAGGGTGATACCGATGGTCGCACCGCCCGCAGCGCGCGCCTGGGGGATACCCTCAAACGACACGCGTTTGAGCCGTTGCGTCTTTAGCGGTGCTTTTAATGTGCTGATGAAACGAACCAGTTGCGTTTCTCCCGCTTCCACCCGCGCAATAGGCGGCGTCACGATCAAGAGCGGTTCCACATCTTCAGGCACATTTTCTATAACTGAATGCAGCAGCGCTGGCGCCGCGTCGGTATTCTTGATATTTATCGTCGCCTCACCCTGTTCTTCGTTCAGCACAATGACCGTGGTTTCGGGCAACATACCGTCGGCCACTGCAACACCGGCAAAACACAGACTCAATGTCGCATATAACAAACGCATATTTCTTTTGACTGTAAGACTAAGCACTCTGTGTTCCCCACGATCTTGAAGTTAACTATTGACAGCCGGGCGCGCCTATAAAAACAGCCGATCAGAAACACAGCACTTCATGATCGGCTGTCGTTAAATCGCTTAGATATAAGTCAATTCAAGTGTTGCGCGGCCATCCAGGGTAACGTCACGGCTCAGGTCCAGATCCTGGGCTTTGTTGATAACAGCGCGCACGGCGATCGTCCCGGTCAACTGAGAGATCGAAGCGGGCGTGGCAGCTGCGCCACTGCGCCAGGAATATTGACTGGGCGCTTGCGCGACCTTGCCATCACTGGTCTGCCAGGCACCGGTGCTGATTCGCATGATTGGAGAGAGTGTTCCGCTCGGCGAGCGCAGGTCCCTGAGCGTAGCGGCAAAGCCACCCGTCTTGCGGCCGCCCACAGTCCCCAACCCAAAGTTATGCGCCTCGGTGTAGCCACCCCCGAGCGCACTGAGTATGCCTGCTACCTTGCTCCCGGCCTGCAGGTCGACGAACTTGAGCCCGAACTGGGCAGGCGTGTTGCCACAGCTGACGGTGATAGGCGTGGTTTTCTCGCCAAGCGCGTTGAACGCTGTCTGGGACAGTTGGCCCGAAGGAATATTGCCGTAGTTGATAATGCCACCGCCACTCATGCTGAGGTTGCAGGCGGCGGGCTTGATGACACCCCTGACGATCAGTTCGGCGCTGGTGGCAGCATGTGCGCCCATGGTTGCGGCCAGGCAAGCGAGACCCAGGGTCAATCCAACAATTTTTTTCATATTCGACCTGTCACTGAAAAGTTATCAGGTGCTCTTTATTTCGTCTTGGCGGCTCCATCGCCAAACGCCTTATCTTCCTGGATGTCTACAACGACACATAAATAACACCAAGGCAAAATTGCCGGGTGCAAGTGTGTCGCCTTGGTGCCTCATTAAAGAATCAGACAAAACTAAGGTTCACGTGAGAACTGTAAAAACTACAGGTCACTTAAAGTCGATTTACAAGTAGGCTAAACCAAGATAATCGCTGCAACAACCAAACACGCACTGTAGGAAAATTCAAAATTCGGCCTTACTACAAGCAAAGTTAAAACCCCCTACAAACTTAAATCACTAATCAGCGACTACCATGGGATGTCACCTTACACATCCCCCAAGATTTCCCCGCAGACAGCCTCTGAAAAATTACCGAAGCACAACGCGTTGGCTCCAGCGGTCGATCGTGGCACGATGGCAAGGTTATCGACCGAGACCCCAAACCATGCCGCAATCCCAAGCCAAGAATCTGTCCCTGATCGCTGCCATCGACCTGGGCTCCAACAGCTTTCACATGGTCGTGGCCAAGGCCCAGAACGGTGAGATCCGCATCCTTGAGCGGCTCGGCGAGAAAGTGCAACTGGCTGCCGGGATCAACGACGAGCGTCAGCTCAATGAAGAATCCATGCAGCGCGGGCTCGACTGCCTCAAGCGCTTTGCGCAGCTGATCAACGGCATGCCGCCTGGCGCCGTACGAATAGTAGGCACCAACGCATTGCGCGAAGCCCGTAACCGCAACGAATTCATCCATCGCGCCGAGGAAATCCTCGGGCATCCGGTAGAGGTTATTTCCGGCCGCGAAGAAGCGCGCCTGATCTACCTCGGCGTGTCTCATACGCTGGCCGACACACCGGGCAAACGCCTGGTGGCGGATATTGGCGGTGGCAGCACCGAATTCATCATAGGCCAGCGTTTCGAACCCCTGCTGCGCGAAAGCCTGCAGATGGGCTGTGTCAGCTACACCCAGCGCTATTTCAAGGACGGCAAGATCACGCCGGCGCGCTATGCCCAGGCCTACACGGCGGCGCGGCTGGAGATTATGAGTATCGAACACGCCCTGCACCGTCTGAGCTGGGATGAAGCCATCGGCTCGTCCGGCACCATCCGCGCCATCGGCCTGGCGCTCAAGGCCGGCGGCCATGGCACCGGCGAGGTCAATGCCGAAGGCCTGGCGTGGCTCAAGCGCAAGCTGTTCAAGCTGGGGGATGCCGAGAAGATCGACTTCGACGGCATCAAGCCTGACCGCCGCACCATCTTCCCAGCCGGCCTGGCGATTCTTGAAGCCATCTTCGACGCCCTTGAACTGCAACGCATGGACCACTGTGACGGCGCCCTGCGCGAAGGTGTGCTCTATGACCTGCTCGGTCGCCATCATCATGAAGATGTGCGTGAGCGCACCCTCAGTTCGCTGATGGAGCGCTACCACGTCGACCTGGAGCAAGCGGCTCGCGTCGAGCGCAAAGCCCTGCATGCCTTCGACCAGGTGGCCGACGACTGGGACCTGCAAAACGGCGTATGGCGCGAACTGCTGGGCTGGGCCGCCAAGGTGCACGAAGTGGGCCTGGACATCGCCCACTACCACTATCACAAGCATGGCGCCTACCTGATCGAGCACTCGGACCTGGCCGGGTTCTCACGGGAAGACCAGCAGATGCTCGCGCTGCTGGTGCGCGGTCACCGCCGCAATATTCCCAAGGACAAGTTTGCCGAGTTCGGCATGGACGGCATCAAGCTGATTCGGCTGTGCGCGCTGTTGCGCTTTGCAATCCTGTTCCACCACATCCGCGGCACCCAGGAAATGCCCCAGGTGAAACTGCGTGCCGACGGCGACAGCCTGGAAGTCATGTTCCCCAAAGGCTGGCTGGATGAAAACCAGCTGACCCAGGCCGACTTCGCCCAGGAGGCGGAGTGGCTGACGCGGGTGGGGTTCAGCCTGAACCTGCGCTGACGCGATCTAAACAGCACCGCAATACAAATGTGGGAGGGGGCTTGCCCCCGATAGCAGTGGGTCAGTTTACAAATAAGTGACTGACACACTGCCATCGGGGGCAAGCCCCCTCCCACATTTTCACACCGCGCCGGGTCTCAGTTCACCGTCAGGATCGGGCTACCCAGCTTCTCCAGCAGCGTCGCCTGCGCACTGCGAGGGTTCTGGTTGCCGGTCGGTGTGTTGCGTACATACCGCCCATCCGACTGCAGGCTCCAGCTGTGGGTGTTGTCGGTCAGGTAGCTTTCCAGCTCCTTCTTGACCCGCATGATCAGCTTCTTGCCCTCCACCGGGAAGCAGGTCTCCACACGCTTGTCGAGGTTGCGCTCCATCCAGTCGGCGCTGGAGAGGAACATTTGCTCTTCGCCACCATTGAGGAAGTAGAACACCCGTGTGTGCTCCAGGAAGCGACCGATGATCGAGCGCACATGGATGTTATGCGAGACGCCGACAATGCCCGGGCGCAGGCAGCACATGCCACGTACCACCAGGTCGATGCGCACGCCCGACTGGCTGGCCTTGTACAGCGCGCGGATGATCTTCGGATCGGTCAGCGAGTTGAATTTGGCGATGATGTGCGCCGGCTTGCCGTCGAGGGCAAACTGGGTTTCGCGGGCAATCATGTCGAGCATGCCCTTCTTCAGGGTGAACGGCGCGTGCAGCAGCTTTTTCATGCGCAAGGTCTTGCCCATGCCGATGAGCTGGCTGAACAGCTTGCCGACGTCTTCGCACAAGGCATCGTCGGAAGTCAGCAGGCTGTAGTCGGTGTAGAGCTTGGCGTTGCCGGCGTGGTAGTTGCCGGTGCCCAAGTGGGCGTAGCGCACGATCTCGCCAGCTTCGCGGCGCAGGATCAGCATCATCTTGGCGTGAGTCTTGAAGCCGACCACGCCGTAGATCACCACCGCACCGGCCGCTTGCAGACGGCTGGCCAACTGCAGGTTGGACTCCTCATCAAAGCGCGCTCGCAACTCGATCACCGCGGTGACTTCCTTGCCGTTACGCGCGGCGTCCACCAAGGCATCGACGATTTCCGAGTTGGCGCCCGAGCGATACAGAGTCTGTCGCACAGCCAGCACGTGTGGGTCCTTGGCGGCCTGGCGCAACAGATCGACCACCGGGGTGAACGACTCGAAGGGGTGCAGCAGCAGAATGTCCTGCTTGCTCACCACGCTGAAAATGTTCTCGCTGTTCTGCAGCAGTTTCGGGATTTGCGGCGTAAACGGCTTGTATTGCAGCTCCGGGTGGCTGTCCAGGCCGGTGATGCTGAACAGGCGCGTCAGGTTGACCGGGCCGTTGACCTGGTACAGCTCGGATTCGGCCAGGTTGAACTGCTTGAGCAGGTAGTCCGACAAGTGTTTCGGGCAGGTATCCGCCACTTCCAGGCGCACCGCATCGCCGTAGCGCCGCGAAAACAGCTCGCCGCGCAGGGCACGGGCCAGGTCTTCGACGTCTTCGGAGTCCAGCGCCAGGTCGGCGTTACGGGTCAGGCGGAACTGGTAGCAGCCCTTGACCTTCATGCCCTGGAACAGGTCATCGGCGTGCGCATGGATCATCGACGACAGGAATACATAGTTATCGCCAGCGCCCCCTACTTCCTCGGGTACCTTGATGATGCGTGGCAACAGACGCGGCGCCGGGATGATCGCAAGGCCCGAGTCGCGGCCGAAGGCGTCGATGCCCTCCAGCTCGACGATAAAGTTGAGGCTCTTGTTCACCAGCAACGGGAATGGGTGCGTCGGGTCGAGGCCGATCGGGGTGATGATCGGCGAAATCTCGTCGCGGAAGTAACGGCGCACCCAGGTCTTGATCTTGGTGGTCCAGTGCCGGCGACGGATGAAGCGGACCTGATGTTTTTCCAGCTCCGGCAGCAGGATGTCGTTGAGGATCGCGTACTGGCGGTCCACATGGCCGTGCACCAGTTCACTGATGCGCGCCAGGGCCTGGTGCGGTTGCAGGCCGTCGGCCCCGGCTTGTTCACGGGCGAAGGTGATCTGCTTCTTGAGGCCGGCGACCCGGATCTCGAAGAATTCGTCGAGGTTGCTCGAGAAGATGAGCAGGAATTTCAACCGCTCCAGCAACGGGTAGGACTCATCCAGCGCCTGCTCCAGCACGCGGATGTTGAATTGCAGTTGTGACAGCTCGCGGTGGATGTACAGGCTGCTGTCATCCAGGTTGGTGACCACGGCCACCGGCGCGGGCGCGGGCGCTTCGGCGACCACCGCAGGCGGGGCGGGCTCCAGCTCTGGCGGGGTCTCTGCGACCTGTTCAACCACCGGATGAGCGTCTTTTACGGCAACTTCTGTAAGTCCTTCGGTATTCATGAGTGTTCCTGTGAGGGCTATTGTTGCTCTCTAAGCAATTGGGCAGCGCGGGCGGCGAAGTAGGTCAGAATGCCATCAGCGCCGGCACGTTTAAAGGCTGTCAGGGATTCGAGGATCACCCCTTCACTCAACCAACCATTCTGGATTGCGGCCATGTGCATGGCGTATTCACCGCTGACCTGATAGACAAAGGTCGGCACTTTGAATTCCTCTTTGACCCGGTACAGGATGTCCAGGTAAGGCATCCCTGGCTTGACCATGACCATGTCGGCGCCTTCGGCCAGGTCGGCCGCAACTTCGTGCAGGGCTTCGTGGCTGTTGGCCGGGTCCATCTGGTACGAAGCCTTGTCGGCCTTGCCCAGGTTCAGGGCCGAACCCACCGCATCGCGGAAGGGGCCGTAATAGGCGCTGGCATACTTGGCCGAGTAGGCCATGATTCGCACGTTGACGTGACCTGCCAACTCAAGCGCTTCGCGAATTGCCTGGATGCGGCCGTCCATCATGTCCGACGGCGCTACCACCTGGGCGCCTGCCGCCGCGTGGGACAAGGCCTGCTTGACCAGGGCATCAACGGTGATGTCGTTGTCGACGTAGCCTGACGGGTCGAGGATGCCGTCCTGCCCATGGGTGGTGAAAGGATCCAGGGCCACATCGGTGATCACCCCGAGCTGCGGAAAACGCTCGCGCAGGGCGCGGGCGGCGCGCTGGGCGATCCCTTGCGGGTTCCAGGCTTGGGCAGCATCGAGGGACTTGAGCTCAGCAGGCGTTACCGGGAACAGCGCCAGCGCCGGAATGCCCAGTTCCACCCATTGAGCGGCCTCTTCCAGCAGCAGATCGATGCTCAAGCGCTCCACCCCCGGCATCGATGCCACCGCTTCCCGGCGATTTTCACCGTCCAGCACGAATACCGGCAGGATCAGATCATTCGCTGTCAGTACATTTTCACGTACCAGACGGCGCGAAAAATTATCACTGCGGTTGCGGCGCAGACGCGTGGCGGGGAATAGCCGGTTGGCGGGGGTAAAGCTCACGACAGACTCCTGAGCCCGCGTTTACGGGCGAGCGGTGCAGTTATAAGCGGCCATTATGACGAACGAATGACAGTTGTGCTTATCGATGCGACCTGTAGTCGCATTCGGCATTAACATGGGAATTGTTCACTTCGTGACACATCTCGATACTTTCATGAATCTTCGTGAAGGCGTAGGCTGCGCGTTCATTTCGCCAGCACCCTAGACCATGCTTCAACAATTTCTGCATGACTTCGGCTACTTTGCCCTCTTCCTCGGCACGTTCTTCGAAGGCGAGACCATCCTCGTACTCGCAGGCTTCCTGGCGTTTCGTGGATACATGGATATCAACCTGGTGGTGGTCGTTGCCTTCTTCGGCAGCTACGCCGGCGACCAGCTTTGGTACTACATGGGGCGCAAGCACGGCCGCAAGTTGCTGGCGCGCAAACCGCGCTGGCAATTGATGGGCGACAAGGCGCTGGAGCATATCCGCAAGCATCCGGATATCTGGGTACTGAGTTTTCGCTTCGTCTACGGTTTGCGCACGGTTATGCCGGTTGCGATTGGCCTCTCCGGCTATCCGCCGCTGCGCTATCTGATCCTCAACGGCATCGGTGCGGCAATATGGGCAGCGGCGCTGGGAGCTGCGGCCTATCAT
This genomic stretch from Pseudomonas orientalis harbors:
- a CDS encoding DedA family protein; protein product: MLQQFLHDFGYFALFLGTFFEGETILVLAGFLAFRGYMDINLVVVVAFFGSYAGDQLWYYMGRKHGRKLLARKPRWQLMGDKALEHIRKHPDIWVLSFRFVYGLRTVMPVAIGLSGYPPLRYLILNGIGAAIWAAALGAAAYHFGAVLEGMLGSVKKYELWVLGALLVLGVGLWLRRRFKNARIAREACAEAKARRAAETDPVETPKTPEA
- the hemB gene encoding porphobilinogen synthase, whose amino-acid sequence is MSFTPANRLFPATRLRRNRSDNFSRRLVRENVLTANDLILPVFVLDGENRREAVASMPGVERLSIDLLLEEAAQWVELGIPALALFPVTPAELKSLDAAQAWNPQGIAQRAARALRERFPQLGVITDVALDPFTTHGQDGILDPSGYVDNDITVDALVKQALSHAAAGAQVVAPSDMMDGRIQAIREALELAGHVNVRIMAYSAKYASAYYGPFRDAVGSALNLGKADKASYQMDPANSHEALHEVAADLAEGADMVMVKPGMPYLDILYRVKEEFKVPTFVYQVSGEYAMHMAAIQNGWLSEGVILESLTAFKRAGADGILTYFAARAAQLLREQQ
- the ppk1 gene encoding polyphosphate kinase 1, with the protein product MNTEGLTEVAVKDAHPVVEQVAETPPELEPAPPAVVAEAPAPAPVAVVTNLDDSSLYIHRELSQLQFNIRVLEQALDESYPLLERLKFLLIFSSNLDEFFEIRVAGLKKQITFAREQAGADGLQPHQALARISELVHGHVDRQYAILNDILLPELEKHQVRFIRRRHWTTKIKTWVRRYFRDEISPIITPIGLDPTHPFPLLVNKSLNFIVELEGIDAFGRDSGLAIIPAPRLLPRIIKVPEEVGGAGDNYVFLSSMIHAHADDLFQGMKVKGCYQFRLTRNADLALDSEDVEDLARALRGELFSRRYGDAVRLEVADTCPKHLSDYLLKQFNLAESELYQVNGPVNLTRLFSITGLDSHPELQYKPFTPQIPKLLQNSENIFSVVSKQDILLLHPFESFTPVVDLLRQAAKDPHVLAVRQTLYRSGANSEIVDALVDAARNGKEVTAVIELRARFDEESNLQLASRLQAAGAVVIYGVVGFKTHAKMMLILRREAGEIVRYAHLGTGNYHAGNAKLYTDYSLLTSDDALCEDVGKLFSQLIGMGKTLRMKKLLHAPFTLKKGMLDMIARETQFALDGKPAHIIAKFNSLTDPKIIRALYKASQSGVRIDLVVRGMCCLRPGIVGVSHNIHVRSIIGRFLEHTRVFYFLNGGEEQMFLSSADWMERNLDKRVETCFPVEGKKLIMRVKKELESYLTDNTHSWSLQSDGRYVRNTPTGNQNPRSAQATLLEKLGSPILTVN